The following proteins are encoded in a genomic region of Halomicroarcula saliterrae:
- a CDS encoding bacterio-opsin activator domain-containing protein, which yields MDEWLRRAPVGLIKVATDGTVVDVNEAAQSLLQTADDPAGAPLSETFPRSVEDTLLVAFDGDSVTETAFEEYYPDPERWLSVSVVPTDDGAAVYVQNITARRRGQQSVERLQKERERTAVIDRVQSEILGELVSASSRAEIAETLCRGLGETELYEFAWVGARDIGGDELTVQAVAGDTGQIATAIRDAVADDTATTIEEHAVADGRLRTAQPLAASERVPEAVRIAGFAAGVQSALAIPLVYGSSVHGVVGVYAGGTEAFSDRERTSFETLGEVAGFGVTAARNRNLLLSDSVAEITFEVGDSSVLAELSRLFDSELTLGGLVPSGDDGLLCFVSVRDYDVQTTEAVISRVDGIDEARVIDASDRGGTLELGITGSTPLLAVSSLGGTVRRGSFDRGTGEIVVDLPPDGDVRRIVETVRNEYDAEFVAKTERERTVSTAREFRDQLDDRLTERQRTALRTAYLADYFESPRGSTAAEVASALDISDSTLLYHLRAGQRKLLDAYLVEEGVRE from the coding sequence ATGGACGAATGGCTACGTCGGGCACCGGTCGGCCTCATCAAGGTCGCGACCGATGGCACCGTCGTCGACGTCAACGAGGCCGCACAGTCGTTGCTTCAGACCGCGGACGACCCGGCCGGGGCCCCGCTCTCCGAGACGTTTCCCCGCTCCGTCGAAGACACCCTGTTGGTCGCGTTCGACGGCGACTCTGTCACTGAGACCGCCTTCGAGGAGTACTATCCGGACCCGGAGCGGTGGCTCAGTGTCTCGGTCGTGCCCACCGACGACGGGGCCGCGGTCTACGTGCAGAATATCACCGCCCGGCGGCGGGGCCAACAGTCCGTCGAGCGGTTGCAGAAAGAACGCGAACGGACGGCCGTCATCGACCGGGTACAGTCGGAGATTCTCGGTGAGCTCGTCAGTGCGTCGTCCCGCGCGGAAATCGCCGAAACGCTCTGTCGGGGGCTCGGCGAAACCGAACTGTACGAATTCGCGTGGGTCGGCGCGCGCGATATCGGTGGAGACGAGCTCACAGTTCAGGCGGTGGCGGGCGACACCGGTCAGATTGCCACCGCGATACGCGACGCGGTTGCGGACGATACTGCGACGACTATCGAAGAACACGCCGTCGCGGACGGCCGGCTACGGACAGCGCAACCACTCGCAGCGAGTGAGCGCGTGCCCGAAGCCGTTCGCATCGCCGGGTTCGCCGCCGGTGTGCAGTCGGCACTGGCCATCCCGCTGGTGTACGGTTCGAGCGTCCACGGTGTGGTCGGCGTCTATGCCGGCGGCACCGAGGCGTTCTCCGACCGGGAACGCACCAGTTTCGAGACCCTGGGCGAGGTAGCCGGATTCGGGGTCACTGCCGCCCGAAACCGGAATCTCCTGCTCTCCGATAGTGTCGCCGAGATAACGTTCGAGGTCGGTGACAGCTCGGTGCTGGCAGAGCTGAGCCGGCTGTTCGACTCGGAGCTGACACTGGGCGGACTCGTTCCGAGCGGCGATGACGGGCTGCTGTGTTTCGTCTCCGTTAGGGACTACGACGTCCAGACGACCGAGGCCGTGATTTCGAGGGTCGACGGCATCGACGAAGCCAGAGTCATCGATGCGTCCGACCGAGGGGGGACTCTCGAACTCGGAATCACCGGGTCGACACCGCTGCTCGCGGTCTCGTCTCTCGGGGGGACTGTTCGGCGAGGGAGCTTCGACAGGGGGACCGGCGAAATCGTGGTCGACCTGCCGCCGGACGGTGACGTTCGCCGGATCGTAGAGACGGTGCGAAACGAGTACGACGCCGAGTTCGTCGCCAAAACGGAACGGGAACGGACGGTGAGTACTGCGCGCGAGTTCCGCGACCAGCTGGACGACCGGCTGACTGAGCGACAGCGGACTGCCCTCCGGACGGCCTACCTCGCGGACTATTTCGAATCACCTCGGGGGAGCACCGCAGCGGAGGTCGCGTCCGCGCTCGATATCAGCGATTCCACGCTGCTGTATCATCTCCGAGCGGGACAACGAAAACTACTGGACGCGTATCTCGTGGAAGAAGGGGTTCGCGAGTAG
- a CDS encoding response regulator yields the protein MPERDAVTTLRALVVDDEQEVADAYALRLRGHCDVETAYSGETALSIIDESTVDIVLLDRHMPGMSGDDVLEALVERGYYGRVVMVTAVDPGFEVLDMPFDDYLCKPVERDDIQAVVDQQRKLLAYETLGEFFSAESKRAVLAAEMNAEQRDGHDGYAATADRAQRLERRARRLLTDDSILDQFAQIEREEF from the coding sequence ATGCCAGAACGTGATGCCGTGACCACACTGCGTGCGCTTGTCGTCGATGACGAGCAGGAAGTAGCAGATGCGTATGCCCTTCGGCTTCGAGGGCACTGCGACGTCGAGACAGCCTACAGCGGTGAGACGGCCCTCTCGATCATCGACGAATCGACGGTCGACATCGTCCTCCTGGACCGCCACATGCCGGGTATGTCCGGCGACGACGTGCTGGAGGCGCTAGTCGAACGCGGGTATTACGGCCGGGTCGTGATGGTGACCGCAGTCGACCCCGGGTTCGAGGTGCTCGACATGCCCTTCGACGATTACCTGTGCAAGCCCGTCGAACGCGACGATATACAGGCGGTCGTCGACCAGCAACGGAAGCTGCTGGCGTACGAAACGCTCGGGGAGTTCTTCAGTGCCGAATCGAAGCGGGCGGTGCTCGCTGCCGAGATGAACGCCGAGCAACGTGATGGTCACGACGGATACGCGGCGACGGCGGACAGGGCCCAGCGACTGGAACGACGCGCCCGACGGCTCCTGACCGACGACAGTATCCTCGATCAGTTCGCACAGATCGAACGCGAGGAGTTCTGA
- a CDS encoding winged helix-turn-helix domain-containing protein, with protein sequence MSAQLTKGQSNHTTDDLTTVDLSTAELFDLFGDQYTRRVYEAVAEQPRCGRAVAEAADVSRPTAYRRLNDLRDAGLVRTERTICMDGHHREQFEAVATSIVVSVDQDGLDTPVTVTE encoded by the coding sequence ATGTCCGCCCAACTCACGAAAGGCCAATCGAACCACACCACGGACGATCTGACGACCGTCGATCTCTCGACGGCCGAACTGTTCGACCTCTTTGGCGACCAGTACACCCGTCGCGTGTACGAGGCGGTGGCGGAGCAACCGCGGTGTGGCCGTGCCGTCGCCGAAGCGGCCGACGTCTCGCGACCGACTGCGTACCGCCGTCTCAACGACCTCCGTGACGCCGGTCTCGTCCGAACTGAGCGGACCATCTGTATGGACGGCCATCACCGCGAACAGTTTGAAGCCGTAGCCACGTCGATAGTGGTGTCCGTCGACCAGGATGGACTCGATACCCCAGTCACCGTTACGGAGTAG
- a CDS encoding gamma carbonic anhydrase family protein: MRRSLRDQRPAVDQTAFESELAYLVGDVTVGARSSLWPFVCLRGDRGATVVGEETNVQEFSMLHGASIGDGVTIGHNVVVDYATVESHSLVGMSSTVQADAVVESDCLVAAGSLVTQGQTVPEGHLAYGAPAETRPLTDDQRAEISRVHELYVEHAQQYRDEGHFE, translated from the coding sequence ATGCGACGTTCGCTACGGGACCAGCGACCGGCAGTCGACCAGACCGCGTTCGAGTCCGAACTGGCGTATCTCGTGGGAGACGTCACTGTCGGCGCTCGGTCGAGCCTCTGGCCGTTCGTTTGCCTGCGGGGCGACCGAGGCGCGACAGTCGTCGGCGAGGAGACCAACGTACAGGAGTTCTCGATGCTACACGGGGCGAGCATCGGCGACGGCGTGACTATCGGCCACAACGTCGTCGTCGATTACGCGACCGTCGAGTCCCACTCGCTCGTCGGGATGTCGAGCACCGTTCAGGCGGACGCAGTCGTCGAATCCGACTGTCTCGTGGCGGCGGGAAGCCTCGTGACGCAGGGACAGACCGTTCCGGAGGGGCATCTCGCGTACGGCGCGCCCGCCGAGACCAGGCCCCTCACCGACGACCAGCGAGCCGAGATCAGCCGGGTTCACGAACTCTACGTCGAACACGCACAGCAGTACAGAGACGAGGGCCATTTCGAGTGA
- a CDS encoding AMP-binding protein, which translates to MSEDSLTETGVVHEPTQSFVESTNVWQFMQAYDIDDYDELIERTTTDIDGVPDSGVEWFWDELVDYLDIEFYEAYDRVRDDSDGPQFTDWYPGGELNAAHNVLDRHAAPDSETRNKVACIWEGEDGEVRDVTYHELQRQANKVANALDERGIETGDTVGLYMPMVPEVISILYGCFKIGAIAVPIFSGFGVDAAATRIEDAECSVLFTGDGFQRRGGQITLKETADSAIDAAGHVEHTVVYDRLGLAGGGDIPWDDDRDELWIDAVEPQDDSYETKSLDSAQESMLLYSSGTTGKPKGIVHTHAGALMQAAKELHFGFDLKPADRFFWVSDIGWMMGPWTLMGTHAFGGTMFMYEGAPDHPQPDRFWEMIDRHKLTQFGISPTAIRALRKHGDEWVENHDLSSLRLLGSTGEPWDAESWQWFYEQVGGGETPIINISGGTEIMGCFLMPMPTQPLKPGTLGGPGLGMHIDIVDADGTSVRESHERGYLVARDSCPSMTKSLWSGDERYLEEYWSTFDDLWDHGDWAQKDEDGLWFLHGRADDALNVAGRKVGPAEVEGAAMEHDDVNQAAAVGVPDETTGTAVVLYVIVEDGVTETDELRTDIRAIIGQEHGKPFRPREVLFVDEFPKTQSGKIIRRAVEATYTGDDLGDMSSIENPEALETVENAR; encoded by the coding sequence ATGTCAGAGGACTCGCTGACAGAGACCGGTGTCGTCCACGAACCGACGCAGTCGTTCGTCGAATCAACGAACGTCTGGCAGTTCATGCAGGCCTACGATATCGACGATTACGACGAACTCATCGAACGGACGACGACGGATATCGACGGCGTCCCCGATTCCGGCGTCGAGTGGTTCTGGGACGAACTCGTCGACTACCTCGACATCGAGTTCTACGAGGCGTACGACCGAGTCCGGGACGACAGCGATGGGCCACAGTTCACCGACTGGTACCCCGGTGGTGAACTCAACGCCGCACACAACGTTCTGGACCGGCACGCGGCGCCCGATTCCGAGACCCGGAACAAAGTCGCCTGTATCTGGGAGGGCGAGGACGGCGAGGTCCGTGACGTGACCTATCACGAACTCCAGCGCCAAGCCAACAAGGTCGCGAACGCTCTCGACGAACGTGGCATCGAGACGGGTGACACCGTCGGCCTGTACATGCCGATGGTCCCCGAAGTCATCTCGATTCTGTACGGCTGTTTCAAGATAGGCGCCATCGCTGTCCCTATCTTCTCCGGATTCGGTGTCGACGCGGCCGCGACCCGCATCGAGGACGCCGAGTGCAGTGTCCTGTTCACCGGCGACGGCTTCCAGCGGCGTGGCGGCCAGATTACGCTAAAGGAAACCGCCGACAGCGCCATCGACGCGGCCGGCCACGTCGAGCACACCGTCGTCTACGACCGGCTCGGTCTCGCCGGTGGCGGCGACATCCCCTGGGACGACGACCGCGACGAGCTCTGGATCGACGCCGTCGAGCCACAGGACGACAGCTACGAGACGAAGTCGCTCGACTCGGCCCAGGAGTCGATGCTGCTGTACTCCTCGGGCACGACGGGCAAACCCAAGGGCATCGTCCACACGCACGCGGGGGCGCTCATGCAGGCGGCAAAAGAGCTCCACTTCGGCTTCGACCTCAAACCCGCTGACCGCTTTTTCTGGGTCTCAGACATCGGGTGGATGATGGGGCCGTGGACGCTGATGGGTACCCACGCATTCGGCGGCACGATGTTCATGTACGAGGGCGCGCCCGACCACCCCCAGCCCGACCGATTCTGGGAGATGATCGACCGCCACAAGCTCACCCAGTTTGGCATCTCGCCGACCGCTATCCGCGCGCTTCGAAAGCACGGCGACGAGTGGGTCGAGAACCACGACCTCTCCAGTCTGCGTCTGCTCGGCTCGACGGGTGAGCCGTGGGACGCGGAATCCTGGCAATGGTTCTACGAACAGGTCGGCGGCGGCGAAACGCCCATCATCAACATCTCCGGGGGAACCGAGATCATGGGCTGCTTCCTCATGCCGATGCCGACGCAGCCACTCAAACCCGGGACGCTCGGCGGGCCCGGCCTCGGCATGCACATCGACATCGTCGACGCCGACGGGACCAGTGTCAGGGAGTCGCACGAGCGCGGCTACCTCGTGGCCCGTGACTCCTGCCCGTCGATGACGAAATCGCTGTGGAGCGGCGACGAGCGGTATCTCGAGGAGTACTGGTCGACCTTCGATGACCTCTGGGACCACGGCGACTGGGCGCAGAAAGACGAGGACGGGCTCTGGTTCCTGCACGGGCGGGCAGACGACGCGCTGAACGTCGCCGGCCGCAAGGTCGGGCCGGCCGAAGTCGAGGGGGCAGCGATGGAACACGACGACGTGAACCAGGCCGCCGCTGTCGGCGTCCCCGACGAGACGACGGGGACTGCCGTCGTGCTCTACGTCATCGTCGAGGACGGCGTCACCGAGACCGACGAGTTGCGCACGGACATCCGTGCCATCATCGGCCAGGAGCACGGGAAGCCGTTCCGGCCCCGGGAGGTGCTGTTCGTCGACGAGTTCCCCAAGACCCAGTCGGGCAAAATCATCCGCCGGGCGGTCGAGGCGACGTACACCGGCGACGACCTCGGTGATATGAGCAGTATCGAGAATCCGGAAGCGCTCGAAACCGTCGAGAACGCGCGATAA
- a CDS encoding universal stress protein: MTHRILVAVDDSPQSNAAVTYAVSRHADADITLLHVIEYTEKKTSPSRGGRGRDEGWYAAEREAAEELFDAARETAADHGVELSSDIVDGKPSSEITQYAADHDIDTIVMGMRKRSRTGKAVFGSTAQDVLLSADGPVVAIPAP, encoded by the coding sequence ATGACTCACAGGATTCTGGTCGCGGTCGACGACTCACCGCAATCGAACGCGGCTGTTACGTACGCCGTCTCGCGCCACGCGGACGCCGATATCACGCTGCTGCACGTCATCGAGTACACCGAAAAGAAAACCAGTCCCAGTCGGGGTGGCCGCGGCCGCGACGAGGGCTGGTACGCCGCGGAACGCGAAGCGGCCGAGGAGCTGTTCGACGCGGCCAGGGAGACCGCCGCCGACCACGGCGTCGAGTTGTCCAGCGATATCGTGGACGGAAAACCGTCGAGCGAGATCACCCAGTACGCCGCCGACCACGACATCGACACTATCGTCATGGGAATGCGAAAGCGGAGCCGGACCGGCAAAGCCGTCTTCGGGTCGACGGCCCAGGACGTGCTGCTGTCGGCCGACGGGCCAGTCGTCGCGATTCCCGCCCCCTGA
- a CDS encoding metal-sulfur cluster assembly factor, producing MTVIDDTGHVTPETEFDSDLATAVKGQLREVLDPCSCMSNHPIDIIDLGLVDDIAVDEAAREARIDILLTSQRCMYVLDITDEIRERVESLSGIETADVHQVTSGKVWTAERMSEEQQTERRERFEERIEAADITPYAEQSSES from the coding sequence ATGACTGTAATCGACGACACCGGCCACGTCACACCGGAGACCGAGTTCGACAGCGACCTCGCGACGGCCGTCAAAGGACAGTTGCGAGAGGTGCTCGACCCCTGCAGCTGCATGAGTAACCATCCGATCGACATCATCGACCTGGGGCTCGTCGACGACATCGCAGTCGACGAGGCGGCCCGGGAAGCCCGCATCGACATCCTGCTGACCTCACAGCGATGTATGTACGTGCTGGACATCACCGACGAGATCAGAGAGCGTGTCGAATCCCTCTCGGGCATCGAGACGGCCGACGTCCATCAGGTGACCAGCGGCAAAGTCTGGACGGCCGAACGGATGTCAGAGGAACAGCAGACCGAGCGCCGCGAGCGCTTCGAGGAACGCATCGAGGCCGCGGATATCACCCCGTACGCCGAGCAGTCCTCGGAGTCATGA
- a CDS encoding amidohydrolase family protein translates to MLESDALVVDSVSHCFNHTEENRKHPHAERWDDETYELGEQLMPDEYVHPKEVFYRDHSVEELERLLFLESQVDYTNYHSLPLDDYFHDGLVSREKGFKLRERNPDRVSMYVDINPLEDDAVEQVEHYVKEENVEGIKLYPARYQNGQDLSLQLNEDAVRPVLEKAADLDVTSVGIHKFIPFATAPVRYFRMGDVEDAANAFPDLNFEVIHAGFSFLEETVFAMASHENVYANLENTIHMACSRPEKFARSLGEMLYWAGPDRIVFSGGSTALHPQAAIDAFWDFQIPEEMRAGEDYPELTDEIKEKILGRNALRLMDKDPEQVKRNIEGDKWDRLRQERREADDFPAEPWSTYDTPA, encoded by the coding sequence ATGTTAGAGAGTGACGCATTAGTCGTTGACTCAGTGTCTCACTGTTTCAACCACACAGAGGAAAACCGCAAGCATCCACACGCTGAGCGGTGGGACGACGAAACGTACGAGCTCGGGGAACAGCTGATGCCCGACGAGTACGTCCACCCCAAGGAGGTTTTCTACCGTGACCACTCGGTCGAGGAACTCGAACGGCTCCTCTTCCTCGAGAGCCAGGTCGATTACACGAACTACCACTCGCTGCCGCTCGACGATTATTTCCACGACGGGCTGGTCTCCCGCGAGAAGGGCTTCAAGCTCCGCGAGCGCAACCCCGACCGGGTGTCGATGTACGTCGACATTAACCCGCTCGAAGACGACGCCGTCGAGCAGGTCGAACACTACGTCAAAGAGGAGAACGTCGAGGGTATCAAGCTGTATCCGGCACGGTACCAGAACGGTCAGGACCTCTCGCTCCAGCTGAACGAAGACGCCGTTCGCCCCGTCCTCGAGAAGGCCGCGGACCTCGACGTGACATCGGTCGGCATCCACAAGTTCATCCCCTTCGCGACGGCACCGGTTCGCTACTTCAGGATGGGCGACGTCGAGGACGCCGCCAACGCGTTCCCCGACCTCAACTTCGAGGTCATCCACGCCGGCTTCTCGTTCCTCGAAGAGACCGTCTTCGCGATGGCGAGTCACGAGAACGTCTACGCGAACCTCGAAAACACGATCCACATGGCCTGTTCCCGCCCCGAGAAATTCGCCCGTTCGCTGGGCGAGATGCTCTACTGGGCCGGCCCGGACCGGATCGTCTTCTCCGGTGGCTCGACCGCACTCCACCCGCAGGCGGCCATCGACGCCTTCTGGGACTTCCAGATTCCCGAGGAGATGCGTGCTGGCGAGGACTACCCCGAACTCACCGACGAGATCAAGGAGAAGATTCTCGGCAGGAACGCGCTCCGTCTCATGGACAAGGACCCCGAACAGGTCAAGCGAAACATCGAGGGCGACAAGTGGGACAGACTGCGCCAGGAACGCAGGGAAGCGGACGACTTCCCGGCCGAACCATGGTCGACCTACGACACCCCGGCGTAA
- a CDS encoding aldehyde dehydrogenase family protein — protein MSNKAPAAISDQYELWIDGEERSAGTDDRFTVVDPATEDTVADVGMASGDDVDRAVSVARDAFESWRSRPPKERVQVLTAIAAAIREQSEYLATVETMENGKPISSSRSQVERAARHFEYYAGIADKIQGESIPLSDGYVDYTIREPLGVTAHIVPWNVPIYLFARSVAPALAAGNAAVVKPAEQTPIGALELARVATEAGLPDGLLNVVPGFGAEAGAALTGHPHVNGITFTGSGPTGTAVAQSAVENVTETHLELGGKSPNVVFPDAEWEAALDGTITAIMTNAGQVCSAGSRLLVHEDIHDEFLDDLVDRAAALELGPGIDDYDMGPLVSADHLEKVQNYIDIGREEVGDPVIGGGRLDRDGYFVEPTIFDGVSHDTRIAQEEIFGPVLTVSTFADEDEAVELADATDYGLVAGIYTSDVGRAHRFARDVDAGQVYINEYYAGGNETPFGGYKQSGIGRENGVQAIDNYTQIKNVCANIDLR, from the coding sequence ATGTCGAACAAAGCGCCTGCTGCGATTAGCGACCAGTACGAGCTGTGGATCGACGGCGAAGAGCGGTCTGCCGGGACTGACGACCGGTTCACAGTGGTCGACCCGGCGACCGAAGACACCGTCGCGGATGTGGGAATGGCGAGCGGGGACGACGTCGACCGGGCCGTGTCCGTCGCTCGCGACGCCTTCGAGTCCTGGCGGTCCCGGCCACCGAAAGAGCGTGTGCAGGTCCTGACAGCTATCGCGGCGGCCATCCGTGAGCAGTCGGAGTATCTGGCGACTGTCGAGACCATGGAGAACGGGAAACCCATCTCCAGCTCCCGCAGTCAGGTCGAACGCGCCGCCCGGCACTTCGAGTACTACGCCGGTATTGCCGACAAAATCCAGGGCGAAAGCATCCCGCTCTCAGACGGGTACGTCGATTACACGATACGGGAGCCCCTCGGCGTCACCGCACACATCGTGCCGTGGAACGTTCCGATATACCTCTTTGCGCGAAGCGTCGCCCCGGCGCTGGCGGCCGGAAACGCTGCCGTTGTAAAGCCGGCCGAACAGACGCCGATCGGCGCGCTCGAACTGGCTCGCGTCGCCACCGAGGCCGGCCTACCCGATGGCCTCCTGAACGTCGTCCCCGGATTCGGTGCTGAGGCGGGAGCCGCTCTGACGGGCCATCCCCACGTGAACGGTATCACGTTCACCGGTTCGGGCCCGACCGGCACCGCCGTCGCACAGAGCGCAGTCGAGAACGTGACCGAGACCCATCTCGAACTCGGCGGGAAGAGCCCGAACGTGGTCTTCCCGGACGCGGAGTGGGAGGCGGCACTCGACGGGACGATAACCGCTATCATGACCAACGCCGGGCAGGTCTGCTCTGCGGGGTCGCGACTGCTCGTCCACGAGGACATCCACGACGAGTTCCTCGACGACCTCGTCGACCGGGCCGCGGCTCTCGAACTCGGCCCCGGTATCGACGACTACGATATGGGCCCGCTCGTCTCGGCTGACCATCTGGAAAAGGTCCAGAACTACATCGACATCGGCCGCGAGGAGGTCGGCGACCCGGTCATCGGTGGTGGGCGACTCGACAGGGACGGCTACTTCGTCGAACCGACGATTTTCGACGGCGTGTCCCACGATACTCGCATCGCACAGGAGGAAATCTTCGGGCCGGTGTTGACCGTCTCGACGTTCGCCGACGAGGACGAGGCGGTCGAACTCGCCGACGCCACCGACTACGGACTCGTCGCCGGGATATACACGTCGGACGTCGGACGGGCTCACCGCTTTGCCCGCGACGTGGACGCCGGGCAGGTGTATATCAACGAATACTACGCCGGGGGCAACGAGACGCCCTTCGGCGGGTACAAACAGAGCGGCATCGGCCGGGAGAACGGCGTGCAGGCCATCGACAACTACACGCAGATAAAGAACGTCTGTGCGAACATCGACCTCCGCTGA
- a CDS encoding SDR family NAD(P)-dependent oxidoreductase, with amino-acid sequence MAGKLTDTATVVTGGSSGNGRAIARLFAEEGASVTVADIRADPRMGGDPTHELITEAGGEAQFVQCDVTDIDDLGRAVDATVDAYGSLDVMVNNAGVDRQLPIEDADEDDFRWLMDINLKGVYFGCQAAIEQMCAQGGGGSIINMSSIAGIRGLDNSSLYCTSKGGVTNLTRELAVEHGANDIRVNALNPGFIETAMTMEDGDTAGGILDQTPLGRAGQPSEVADAALFLASDDSSFVTGHNLVMDGGFTA; translated from the coding sequence ATGGCAGGTAAACTCACAGACACAGCGACGGTTGTCACTGGCGGTTCGTCCGGGAACGGTCGCGCGATTGCTCGACTGTTCGCCGAGGAGGGTGCGAGCGTGACCGTCGCCGACATCAGAGCGGACCCGCGGATGGGCGGCGACCCGACACACGAACTCATCACCGAGGCGGGCGGCGAGGCCCAGTTCGTCCAGTGTGACGTGACGGACATCGACGACCTCGGCCGCGCGGTCGACGCGACCGTCGACGCCTACGGCTCGCTCGACGTGATGGTCAACAACGCCGGTGTGGACCGTCAGCTCCCCATCGAAGACGCAGACGAGGACGATTTCCGGTGGCTGATGGACATCAACCTCAAGGGCGTCTACTTCGGCTGTCAGGCCGCCATCGAGCAGATGTGTGCCCAAGGGGGCGGTGGGTCGATAATCAACATGTCGTCGATCGCCGGCATTCGCGGACTGGACAACTCCTCGCTGTACTGTACCTCGAAGGGCGGCGTGACGAATCTGACGCGCGAACTCGCCGTCGAACACGGGGCCAACGACATCCGGGTCAACGCGCTCAACCCGGGGTTCATCGAGACGGCCATGACGATGGAAGACGGCGACACGGCCGGTGGGATTCTCGACCAGACGCCGCTGGGTCGTGCCGGCCAGCCGTCGGAAGTCGCTGACGCCGCGCTGTTCTTGGCGAGCGATGACTCCTCGTTCGTGACGGGTCACAACCTCGTCATGGACGGCGGGTTCACTGCGTAA
- a CDS encoding ABC transporter permease: protein MLLMLSLLFAVGTREFLTYQNLINNVAKNSAFLLLVALAGTFPILQQSIDLSVESIVTLTGVLTVVLISEYQMGLLAIPLAIVFGMLAGLVNGIVFTKLKVPSFLVTLGTLSILMGVALIVTGGSTITFRNQAIRDIATGTWIPGVPNLVMWGLLIYGGTVFLAWRTKFGRYCFALGENERVVELAGAKVDRYKIYPFVLSGLLCGTAGVLLTLRISSASPNIAGGLLLPSIAAIVMGGTALTGGVGGPHRTILGVLVIAVLQNGMNLLSINPFVQEIILGLVVVSAVALSIDREKIDVVK, encoded by the coding sequence ATGTTGCTGATGCTGTCCCTGCTGTTTGCGGTAGGGACCCGCGAGTTTCTGACGTACCAGAATCTCATAAACAACGTCGCGAAGAACAGCGCCTTCCTGCTGTTGGTCGCACTCGCCGGGACCTTTCCGATTCTCCAGCAAAGCATCGACCTCTCGGTCGAATCGATCGTCACGTTGACCGGCGTGCTGACGGTGGTCCTCATCTCGGAGTACCAGATGGGACTGCTCGCGATACCGCTCGCCATCGTCTTCGGAATGCTCGCCGGACTCGTCAACGGCATCGTCTTCACGAAGCTCAAAGTCCCCTCGTTCCTCGTGACGCTCGGAACGCTGTCGATACTGATGGGAGTCGCGCTCATCGTGACTGGTGGGTCGACGATAACCTTCCGCAACCAGGCCATCCGGGACATCGCGACCGGGACGTGGATTCCCGGTGTGCCGAACCTCGTGATGTGGGGGCTCCTCATCTACGGCGGGACGGTGTTCCTGGCCTGGCGAACCAAGTTCGGCCGCTACTGTTTCGCCCTCGGTGAGAACGAGCGCGTCGTCGAGCTCGCGGGGGCGAAGGTCGACCGGTACAAGATATACCCGTTCGTCCTCTCGGGGCTGCTCTGTGGGACCGCGGGTGTGTTGCTGACGCTCCGCATCTCGTCCGCATCGCCGAACATCGCGGGCGGGCTGCTGTTGCCGAGTATCGCGGCCATCGTCATGGGCGGGACGGCACTGACCGGCGGCGTGGGTGGCCCACACCGGACCATCCTCGGCGTGCTGGTCATCGCCGTCCTCCAGAACGGGATGAACCTGCTGTCTATCAACCCGTTCGTCCAGGAGATCATCCTCGGGCTCGTCGTCGTCAGCGCAGTCGCGCTGTCCATCGACCGCGAGAAGATCGACGTGGTCAAATAA